Proteins encoded within one genomic window of Spirulina major PCC 6313:
- a CDS encoding YraN family protein — protein sequence MGKPKKQQDYWAGYWGEIRAQQWLQSQGWRVLHHRWRCRWGELDLVAQEPNHQALVFVEVKTRGDRNWDHHGLLAITPHKQAQLWKTAELFLGEFPQYSTVPCRFDLALVQYRGVIHGTLTPAQVADQFSIYDYLEGILS from the coding sequence ATGGGCAAACCAAAGAAACAGCAGGATTATTGGGCCGGATATTGGGGCGAAATTCGCGCTCAACAGTGGCTCCAGTCCCAAGGGTGGCGAGTGTTACACCACCGCTGGCGGTGTCGTTGGGGGGAGTTGGATCTGGTGGCGCAAGAACCCAATCATCAGGCCCTAGTGTTTGTGGAGGTGAAGACGCGGGGCGATCGCAACTGGGATCATCACGGCCTCCTCGCCATCACCCCCCACAAACAGGCCCAACTCTGGAAAACAGCCGAACTCTTTTTAGGCGAGTTTCCCCAATACAGCACTGTTCCCTGTCGGTTTGACTTGGCGTTAGTGCAGTATCGTGGGGTGATTCATGGCACGTTAACCCCGGCCCAGGTGGCGGATCAATTCAGCATTTACGATTATCTTGAAGGAATCTTGAGTTAG
- a CDS encoding YegS/Rv2252/BmrU family lipid kinase: MSTKACLIFNPASGQGDAERDRAIITEQLDPHFDLTIYSTTPDISARDRVKQAKTEGYDLIIASGGDGTVSQVAGELINTEIPLGIIPRGTANAFAAAFDIPNDPVAACAVIREGLTQAVDVGCSEGRPVILLAGVGFEANVVAGADRAAKDQFGALAYWFSGVQQLRTLDPFQVELETEERVISVTAIAVTVANIAPSTSIFAQGPAELLPDDGLLDVTIIAPVNWASAIAASQHLLQTAIQNRPAERNDIGYFRTRRLTITTDPPQNVVIDGELAGQTPITIDCIPNGLTLILPTEKAPTQAEDLSGLPDLNITPKSTDSSSK; this comes from the coding sequence ATGTCAACAAAAGCCTGTTTGATTTTTAACCCGGCATCGGGCCAAGGGGATGCAGAGCGCGATCGCGCCATCATCACCGAGCAGTTAGATCCCCATTTTGATCTCACCATTTACTCAACCACTCCCGACATCAGTGCCCGCGATCGCGTCAAGCAAGCCAAAACCGAAGGCTACGACCTGATCATCGCGTCAGGGGGTGATGGTACGGTGTCCCAGGTAGCGGGGGAATTGATTAACACGGAAATTCCCCTGGGGATAATTCCGAGGGGGACAGCGAATGCGTTTGCGGCGGCCTTTGATATTCCCAATGATCCCGTGGCGGCCTGTGCGGTGATCCGTGAAGGGTTGACCCAGGCGGTGGATGTGGGGTGCAGTGAGGGGCGGCCGGTGATTTTGTTGGCGGGGGTGGGGTTCGAGGCCAATGTGGTGGCAGGAGCCGATCGCGCTGCCAAAGACCAGTTTGGTGCTCTGGCCTATTGGTTTTCGGGGGTGCAACAACTGCGGACACTTGACCCGTTTCAGGTGGAATTGGAAACTGAGGAGCGGGTGATTTCAGTGACAGCGATCGCGGTGACAGTGGCCAATATTGCGCCCTCGACCTCGATTTTTGCCCAAGGGCCAGCGGAATTATTACCCGATGATGGCTTGCTTGATGTCACGATCATCGCGCCGGTCAATTGGGCGAGTGCGATCGCTGCCTCTCAGCACCTCCTCCAAACTGCGATCCAAAACCGTCCCGCCGAACGCAACGACATCGGCTACTTCCGCACCCGCCGCCTCACGATCACCACCGATCCCCCCCAAAACGTTGTCATCGACGGCGAACTCGCCGGCCAAACCCCCATCACCATCGACTGCATTCCCAACGGCCTCACCCTCATCCTGCCCACCGAAAAAGCCCCCACCCAAGCCGAAGACCTGTCTGGCCTGCCTGATTTAAACATCACACCCAAATCCACCGACTCATCCTCCAAGTAA
- the ctpB gene encoding carboxyl-terminal processing protease CtpB has product MNRSAFKPSAFLPSFLLNSAIATLATASMLAPGITPAVEAALEDSPKVVIDEVWQIVNDEFVGTDFDMNAWQATRQELLGRQYLSQNDAYTAIRDALKLLNDPYTRFLDPSEYSDLTNQTSGELSGIGVQLTVDEQTSSLKVIQPLEDSPAAAAGIEAGDRILRIDNRPTALMTVEEASEILRGEEGSTVRLQLVRPQKGLFEVTIQRAQIEVPVLHYSLQQEGNLSIGYLRLDEFSSHAAEQMEKAITALEAQNAQGFVLDLRGNPGGLLFASVDIARMWMETGMIVRTVDRQGGDRQYSANRTALTELPLVVLVDHYSASASEILAAALKDNGRAILVGSRTYGKGTVQSVHQLSDESGLAVTISRYYPPSGITINKHGVTPNIEVDLSRDQQRLLRANPSIQGTQRDPQYQRAIAALQETFFGMTVPALPAPITLNGQQPR; this is encoded by the coding sequence ATGAACCGATCTGCCTTTAAACCCTCCGCCTTTTTGCCTTCTTTCCTCCTCAACAGTGCGATCGCGACCTTAGCCACCGCCTCAATGCTGGCCCCTGGCATTACCCCCGCAGTGGAGGCTGCTCTGGAGGATAGCCCCAAAGTGGTTATTGATGAAGTTTGGCAGATCGTCAACGACGAGTTTGTGGGCACAGACTTCGACATGAATGCCTGGCAGGCCACACGCCAGGAACTCCTCGGCCGACAGTATTTATCCCAAAACGATGCCTATACCGCCATTCGGGACGCGCTCAAACTCCTCAATGATCCCTACACCCGCTTCCTAGACCCCAGTGAATATTCTGACCTCACCAATCAAACCTCTGGCGAACTCTCTGGGATTGGGGTTCAACTCACAGTTGATGAACAGACCAGTTCATTAAAGGTGATTCAACCCCTAGAAGATTCACCGGCAGCGGCGGCAGGTATTGAGGCGGGCGATCGCATTCTCCGCATCGACAATCGCCCCACGGCCCTGATGACCGTCGAAGAAGCCAGCGAAATCCTGCGCGGCGAAGAAGGCAGCACCGTGCGCTTACAACTGGTTCGCCCCCAAAAAGGCCTGTTTGAAGTGACAATCCAGCGGGCACAAATTGAGGTTCCCGTCCTGCACTACAGCCTCCAACAGGAAGGCAACCTCAGCATTGGGTATTTACGTCTCGATGAGTTTAGCTCCCACGCCGCTGAACAAATGGAGAAGGCGATCACGGCCCTGGAAGCCCAAAACGCCCAAGGCTTCGTCCTCGATCTGCGGGGCAATCCGGGGGGATTGCTGTTCGCCAGTGTGGATATTGCGCGGATGTGGATGGAAACTGGCATGATTGTCCGCACGGTAGATCGTCAAGGGGGCGATCGCCAATACAGCGCCAACCGTACTGCCCTGACGGAACTGCCCCTCGTGGTGCTCGTGGATCATTACTCCGCCAGTGCCAGTGAAATTCTCGCCGCCGCGTTGAAAGACAACGGCCGGGCAATCCTCGTCGGCAGCCGGACCTACGGCAAGGGAACCGTCCAATCCGTCCATCAACTTTCCGATGAATCCGGCCTCGCCGTCACCATCTCCCGCTACTATCCCCCCAGCGGTATCACCATCAACAAACACGGTGTCACCCCCAATATTGAGGTGGATCTCAGCCGTGATCAGCAACGCCTCCTGCGGGCGAATCCGTCCATCCAAGGAACGCAGCGAGATCCCCAATATCAACGGGCGATCGCAGCCCTCCAAGAAACCTTTTTTGGCATGACCGTTCCGGCTCTGCCCGCACCGATCACCCTCAACGGTCAACAGCCTCGTTAG
- a CDS encoding peptidylprolyl isomerase: MDNPVKSPENPQVFFDVSVNGQSLGRITFELFADVVPKTAENFRQLCTNEPGFGYKGSVFHRIIPNFMCQGGDFTNHNGTGGKSIYGRKFKDENFTLQHDRDGLLSMANAGPNTNGSQFFITTVVINWLDGKHVVFGQVIDGMDVVKQLEGLGTNSGSPRAKVVIEDCGQL, from the coding sequence ATGGATAATCCAGTCAAAAGCCCCGAAAATCCCCAAGTCTTTTTTGATGTGTCTGTCAATGGTCAATCACTGGGTCGCATCACCTTTGAACTCTTTGCCGATGTTGTCCCGAAAACAGCAGAAAACTTCCGCCAACTCTGCACCAATGAGCCGGGCTTCGGCTATAAGGGCAGCGTCTTTCATCGCATTATTCCTAACTTCATGTGCCAAGGTGGAGACTTCACCAACCACAACGGCACAGGCGGCAAATCCATCTACGGACGCAAGTTTAAGGACGAAAACTTCACCCTCCAACACGATCGCGACGGCTTACTCTCCATGGCCAACGCTGGTCCCAACACCAACGGCTCGCAATTTTTCATCACTACCGTGGTGATCAACTGGCTTGATGGTAAGCATGTGGTGTTTGGTCAAGTCATCGATGGCATGGATGTGGTGAAGCAACTCGAAGGGTTGGGAACCAACAGCGGCAGTCCCCGCGCTAAGGTCGTGATTGAAGACTGTGGCCAACTTTAA
- the rpiA gene encoding ribose-5-phosphate isomerase RpiA has translation MTTDPVQVMKQEVGKAAAARVQSNSIVGLGTGSTTAFAIQSLGDRLASGDLTNIVGIPTSFQAEVLAKKYGIPLTSLDAVDKIDVAIDGADEVDPQKNLIKGGGAAHTREKIVDTLAEMFIVVVDQGKLVDRLGSTFLLPVEVIPMAMTPVMRAIAALGGKPELRMGVKKAGPVVTDEGNLVIDVKFDDIPDPAGLEKTLNNIPGVLENGLFVNCTDLVLVGEVKDGQASVREF, from the coding sequence ATGACGACCGATCCCGTTCAAGTGATGAAACAGGAGGTAGGCAAAGCTGCCGCCGCACGGGTTCAATCCAATTCAATTGTGGGGTTAGGTACAGGGTCAACTACCGCGTTTGCGATTCAATCCTTGGGCGATCGCCTTGCCAGCGGTGACCTGACGAATATTGTCGGTATTCCCACCTCTTTTCAGGCTGAAGTGTTGGCCAAAAAATATGGCATTCCCCTGACGAGCTTGGATGCTGTGGACAAAATTGATGTGGCGATCGATGGGGCGGACGAAGTTGATCCCCAGAAAAATTTAATCAAAGGGGGCGGCGCAGCCCATACCCGCGAAAAAATTGTTGATACCTTGGCGGAGATGTTTATCGTGGTGGTCGATCAAGGGAAGTTAGTCGATCGCCTAGGTTCAACGTTTTTGCTGCCGGTGGAGGTTATTCCCATGGCGATGACTCCGGTGATGCGGGCGATCGCTGCCCTAGGCGGTAAACCCGAACTGCGTATGGGCGTGAAAAAAGCCGGCCCCGTGGTGACCGATGAAGGAAATCTCGTCATTGATGTGAAATTTGACGACATCCCCGACCCCGCCGGTTTAGAAAAAACCCTGAATAATATTCCCGGTGTTTTGGAAAATGGCTTGTTCGTCAACTGCACCGACTTGGTGCTTGTGGGCGAAGTGAAAGACGGCCAGGCCAGCGTCCGAGAGTTCTAG
- a CDS encoding transglycosylase SLT domain-containing protein, whose protein sequence is MAKSRTWQALLTISSGVVVGLVLLGGSILWAQQQGWFTTLGLPRFSLPSPFKSAQKPLDEQSEVLPLVSQSVEDRRPALERLVSQAGHGIEQYRARYLLAIDLLTELEGGRALRLLDGLETDYPVLAPAILLKRSRGYALTNNPEQATATLKALVEQYPDSVIVGEALVKLGETEPADWERAIAEYPYHPAVHQMVRDRLDGQLQQPELLLFLVRYDSGSAETDPLRDYLVENYADQLTPTDWQAIADGYWQAWRYGNAASAYRRAPRTAQNLYRIARGQDISGQSSEAKISYQNLANTFGDAEDTGQGLLHLARLSSAEDAIPHLNQVIRQFPEHAPTALVNKADRLEELRRGNAAGQARQALLDRYPNSDAALRYRWQQAQAKAEAGNYGDAWKWAYPIALNDPKHLLAPKAAFWVGKWANELGRTDDANDAYRYVLTQYPESYYAWRSASLLGLDVGSFTTVRALSPRITLPTVRPLPPAGSALFQELYQLGQDHDAQMVWYGEMGDRTTLHYGDQADLTVNEQFTEGMIKVALGDYIRGITDIWSLKERDSPEDEAQWQALRNEDYYWQTLFPFPFSETVFKWSQERQLNPLLVIALIRQESRFQTDIRSSAGAIGLMQVMPETGEWVAEQSGMGDYQLIDPDDNVQLGTWFLDYTHREYDGNSMLAIASYNAGPGNVSQWVQRFGLNDGDQFVEEIPFGETQGYVESVFGNYWNYLRVYSPEIVDQITE, encoded by the coding sequence ATGGCAAAAAGTCGCACCTGGCAAGCTTTACTCACCATAAGCTCTGGGGTTGTTGTGGGTCTTGTGTTGTTAGGCGGCAGCATCCTTTGGGCCCAACAGCAGGGATGGTTTACGACGTTAGGACTGCCTCGATTCTCCCTCCCATCTCCGTTTAAATCTGCTCAAAAACCGCTCGATGAACAATCGGAGGTGTTGCCTCTGGTGAGTCAGTCCGTAGAAGACCGTCGCCCAGCGTTGGAGCGTCTGGTGTCTCAGGCTGGTCATGGGATTGAGCAGTACCGTGCTCGTTATCTGCTGGCGATTGATCTCTTGACGGAACTTGAAGGAGGGCGAGCGTTACGGTTGTTGGATGGCTTGGAAACAGACTATCCGGTGCTGGCTCCGGCGATTTTGCTGAAGCGATCGCGGGGCTATGCACTGACGAACAACCCTGAACAGGCCACCGCCACGTTGAAGGCGTTAGTGGAGCAATATCCTGATTCTGTGATCGTGGGAGAGGCATTGGTGAAGCTCGGTGAGACTGAACCGGCCGATTGGGAGCGGGCGATCGCCGAGTACCCTTACCATCCGGCGGTGCATCAAATGGTGCGCGATCGCCTGGATGGCCAACTTCAGCAGCCGGAATTACTCTTATTCCTTGTGCGCTACGACAGCGGCAGTGCTGAAACCGATCCATTGCGCGATTATCTCGTGGAAAACTACGCCGATCAACTCACCCCGACCGATTGGCAAGCGATCGCCGATGGCTATTGGCAAGCCTGGCGCTATGGCAACGCCGCCAGCGCCTACCGTCGTGCCCCCCGCACCGCCCAAAATCTCTACCGCATTGCCCGCGGCCAAGATATTTCAGGTCAAAGCAGCGAAGCAAAAATCAGTTATCAAAACCTCGCCAACACCTTCGGAGATGCCGAAGACACCGGCCAAGGCTTGTTGCACCTCGCGCGTCTGTCCAGTGCCGAAGATGCCATTCCCCACCTCAACCAGGTGATCCGCCAATTTCCGGAGCACGCCCCCACCGCCCTCGTGAATAAAGCGGATCGCTTAGAGGAATTGCGCCGGGGCAATGCCGCCGGCCAAGCTCGTCAAGCCCTCCTGGATCGCTATCCCAACTCCGATGCGGCCCTCCGCTATCGTTGGCAGCAGGCCCAGGCCAAAGCCGAAGCCGGTAACTATGGTGATGCATGGAAATGGGCCTATCCCATCGCCCTCAATGACCCAAAACATCTCCTCGCGCCCAAAGCTGCATTTTGGGTGGGGAAATGGGCCAATGAACTGGGACGCACGGACGATGCGAACGATGCCTATCGCTATGTCCTGACCCAGTATCCAGAGTCTTACTATGCCTGGCGATCGGCCTCTCTCCTCGGCTTGGATGTGGGCAGTTTCACGACGGTGCGCGCCCTGTCTCCTCGGATCACCCTTCCCACGGTGCGACCGCTTCCCCCGGCCGGATCGGCCCTGTTTCAAGAACTGTACCAATTGGGTCAGGATCACGATGCCCAGATGGTGTGGTATGGGGAAATGGGCGATCGCACCACCCTCCATTACGGCGATCAAGCCGATTTAACGGTGAATGAGCAATTCACCGAAGGCATGATTAAGGTCGCCCTAGGGGACTACATCCGAGGCATTACGGACATTTGGAGCCTCAAAGAGCGCGACAGTCCAGAAGACGAAGCCCAATGGCAAGCCCTGCGCAACGAGGACTACTATTGGCAAACCCTGTTTCCGTTTCCCTTTAGTGAAACCGTCTTTAAATGGTCTCAAGAGCGTCAACTCAATCCCCTCTTGGTCATTGCTCTCATCCGCCAAGAGTCCCGCTTTCAAACGGATATTCGGTCATCGGCGGGGGCGATCGGCTTAATGCAAGTGATGCCGGAAACGGGGGAATGGGTGGCTGAACAAAGCGGGATGGGTGACTATCAACTGATTGACCCGGATGATAATGTTCAATTGGGGACGTGGTTTTTGGACTATACCCATCGGGAGTATGACGGTAATTCGATGCTGGCGATCGCTAGTTACAATGCGGGACCGGGCAATGTTAGTCAATGGGTGCAGCGGTTCGGCTTGAACGATGGGGATCAGTTTGTCGAGGAAATTCCATTCGGCGAAACCCAGGGCTATGTGGAATCTGTGTTTGGCAATTATTGGAATTATCTACGGGTTTACAGTCCCGAAATCGTCGATCAAATCACCGAATAA
- a CDS encoding pentapeptide repeat-containing protein gives MMLVMLWGAIAPTAAATDYNNRFLNGVDFSGQDLRDSQFKSADVRQSDFSHANLEGVTFFSANMDSVNLEAANLQFAMLGSARLTRANLHNANLEGALAMGARFNGANIDGADFTDVLLREDIQMELCDRATGTNPSTGRATRDTLLCDYL, from the coding sequence ATGATGCTAGTGATGCTCTGGGGTGCGATCGCTCCCACTGCCGCCGCCACTGACTATAACAATCGCTTTTTAAACGGGGTCGATTTTTCCGGCCAGGATTTGCGCGATTCTCAATTTAAAAGTGCCGATGTGCGCCAGAGCGATTTTAGCCACGCCAACCTCGAAGGGGTAACCTTTTTTTCCGCCAACATGGATTCGGTGAACCTCGAAGCCGCCAATCTTCAGTTTGCCATGCTGGGATCAGCCCGCTTGACCCGTGCCAACCTCCACAATGCCAATCTGGAAGGGGCCTTGGCCATGGGAGCACGGTTTAACGGAGCCAACATTGACGGGGCAGACTTTACCGATGTGTTGCTCCGTGAAGATATTCAAATGGAACTATGCGATCGCGCCACCGGCACCAACCCCAGCACCGGCCGCGCCACCCGTGACACCCTACTCTGCGACTATCTCTAA
- a CDS encoding DUF2232 domain-containing protein: MTHNTSDDVNWVDLDEDRSPTPPDSPVLSLASDTARTPLVMVETAFLASAASLIWLINYYFPLGPILRIFFPIPIALVYLRRGRRAAWMAALVSGMLLSVLMGPTRSILYVMPYGLMGVQLGMMWRRGSSWYWSILLGTLLGTLGFLFRFWLLSILLGENLWVYVINQVTTWADWVVMRLGLLTQPERVWVEIAAIALLLVNSAIYLFTVHLVALLMCDRLKTPIPRPPKWIQILFDYDY; this comes from the coding sequence ATGACACACAACACCAGCGATGATGTGAATTGGGTGGATTTGGACGAGGATAGGTCCCCCACTCCACCGGACTCCCCTGTACTCTCTTTAGCATCCGACACGGCTCGCACGCCGTTGGTGATGGTGGAGACGGCCTTTTTAGCCAGTGCCGCGAGTTTGATTTGGCTGATTAATTATTACTTTCCCTTGGGGCCGATTTTGCGAATCTTTTTTCCGATTCCGATCGCGCTGGTGTATTTGCGGCGGGGACGGCGGGCGGCTTGGATGGCGGCCTTGGTATCGGGGATGTTGCTGTCGGTGTTGATGGGGCCGACGCGGAGTATTTTGTATGTGATGCCCTACGGTTTGATGGGGGTGCAGCTAGGGATGATGTGGCGGCGGGGGAGTAGTTGGTATTGGTCGATTCTGTTGGGGACGTTGTTGGGGACGCTGGGGTTTTTGTTTCGGTTTTGGTTGTTGTCGATTTTGCTGGGGGAAAATTTATGGGTGTATGTGATTAATCAGGTGACGACCTGGGCGGATTGGGTGGTGATGCGGCTGGGGTTGTTGACGCAGCCAGAACGGGTCTGGGTGGAAATTGCGGCGATCGCGCTCCTGCTGGTGAATAGTGCGATCTATCTGTTCACGGTGCATCTCGTGGCGTTGCTGATGTGCGATCGCCTCAAAACCCCTATTCCTCGCCCTCCCAAGTGGATTCAAATTCTGTTCGATTATGACTACTAA
- the hisH gene encoding imidazole glycerol phosphate synthase subunit HisH produces the protein MATIAVIDYDMGNLHSACKGLTEAGAQTVVTSAATEILGADAIVLPGVGAFDPAVQHLRSRSLEGPIRDAIAAGKPFLGICLGLHLLFEGSEEGIEPGLGIIPGYVRRFRPEPGLTIPHMGWNTLNFTQPHHWSWQGLDPSPYVYFVHSYYVDPVDPAVCAATVQHGQQVVTAAIATQNITAVQFHPEKSSTAGLKLLANFVRQVKTAALVS, from the coding sequence ATGGCGACGATTGCCGTGATTGACTACGACATGGGGAATTTGCACTCGGCCTGTAAGGGGTTGACGGAAGCCGGGGCGCAAACGGTGGTGACCAGTGCTGCGACAGAAATTCTTGGGGCGGATGCGATCGTCTTGCCGGGGGTGGGGGCGTTTGATCCAGCGGTGCAGCATTTGCGATCGCGTTCCTTGGAGGGGCCGATTCGTGATGCGATCGCCGCCGGCAAGCCCTTTTTAGGCATTTGTCTCGGTCTCCACTTACTTTTTGAAGGGTCAGAGGAAGGCATTGAACCGGGATTAGGGATTATCCCCGGTTATGTCCGCCGTTTTCGCCCCGAACCCGGCTTAACGATTCCCCACATGGGCTGGAATACCCTGAACTTCACCCAGCCCCACCATTGGAGTTGGCAAGGGTTAGATCCATCGCCCTATGTGTATTTTGTCCATTCCTACTATGTTGATCCCGTTGATCCGGCGGTCTGCGCGGCCACGGTGCAACATGGGCAGCAAGTGGTGACGGCAGCGATCGCCACCCAAAACATCACCGCTGTTCAATTCCACCCCGAAAAATCCTCCACCGCCGGATTAAAATTGCTGGCGAACTTCGTGCGTCAGGTTAAAACTGCTGCATTGGTGTCCTGA
- a CDS encoding chemotaxis protein CheW: protein MTPYSATISNAMNTTAPTPEQDRILQQARAGDPQVIARLLNYKLNPEGINAKVTWSKSRLQIDLSAAEFPQPQRCTQIIERGLKKLQIPGLSQVEVIGNLSEQSQPLWRQTLSLASTALAIDLAAWLESGSSLQDAVVNLPAVSSRRSDITPLPHPEAQEQKYLNFQLGIENPALLPVESIQEVLYLAIAHVLPVPDMPDCVLGIYNWRGEMLWILDLNHLLGLGGLDLESLSTVTVIILKFSTHLLGVMVQTIDEITPYDPTLLQPPDGLFPPELEPYITGYLRETSSIVLDSEAIFHAPILQRR from the coding sequence GTGACACCCTACTCTGCGACTATCTCTAATGCGATGAACACCACCGCACCCACCCCAGAGCAAGACCGCATTTTGCAGCAAGCACGGGCCGGAGACCCCCAGGTCATCGCACGGCTTCTCAATTACAAGCTCAATCCTGAAGGGATTAACGCTAAAGTCACTTGGAGCAAAAGCCGTCTCCAGATCGACCTCTCCGCTGCGGAGTTTCCCCAGCCCCAACGCTGCACCCAAATCATCGAACGGGGCTTAAAAAAACTGCAAATCCCCGGATTGAGCCAAGTTGAAGTCATCGGCAATCTGTCGGAACAGTCCCAACCCCTCTGGCGACAAACCCTCTCCCTCGCCAGTACCGCCCTCGCGATTGATTTGGCCGCCTGGTTAGAATCCGGCTCCTCCCTTCAGGATGCGGTGGTGAATTTACCAGCGGTCTCCTCGCGTCGGAGTGACATAACTCCCCTCCCCCACCCCGAAGCACAAGAGCAAAAATATCTTAATTTTCAACTGGGCATCGAAAACCCCGCTCTCCTACCCGTGGAGTCGATTCAAGAGGTGCTGTATTTAGCGATCGCCCATGTCCTCCCCGTCCCCGACATGCCCGATTGTGTCTTGGGAATTTATAACTGGCGCGGCGAAATGCTCTGGATCTTAGACCTCAACCATCTCCTTGGCCTCGGCGGTCTCGATCTCGAATCCCTCTCCACCGTCACCGTGATCATCCTCAAATTCAGCACCCATTTACTTGGAGTCATGGTACAAACCATTGACGAAATCACCCCCTACGATCCCACCCTCCTCCAACCCCCTGACGGTCTTTTTCCCCCCGAACTCGAACCCTACATCACCGGCTATCTCCGCGAAACCAGCAGCATTGTCCTCGACTCTGAAGCCATTTTCCACGCCCCCATCCTCCAACGTCGCTAA
- a CDS encoding DUF4346 domain-containing protein: MPTQISAADLAALDDQLSKRFIELDPDGYFLIFLEREAGLICAAHYTNTISEKGLALDPATGKPLPVRGKVERVPTQVFKGRTAKELGIKITEQAQPCPLSYLDHALYLGREFVRAELALIQGTDYVQD; this comes from the coding sequence ATGCCCACACAAATCAGTGCAGCGGATCTCGCTGCTTTAGACGATCAACTCTCCAAACGCTTTATTGAGCTTGATCCGGACGGGTATTTTCTGATTTTTCTCGAACGAGAGGCCGGCCTAATTTGCGCCGCCCACTACACCAACACGATCAGCGAAAAAGGGTTAGCCCTCGACCCGGCAACCGGTAAACCGTTACCCGTGCGGGGCAAAGTCGAGCGCGTCCCCACCCAGGTGTTTAAAGGCCGCACCGCGAAAGAGTTGGGCATCAAAATCACAGAACAGGCCCAACCCTGTCCGCTGTCCTATTTAGATCACGCCCTGTATTTGGGGCGGGAGTTCGTGCGGGCAGAATTGGCCTTAATCCAAGGCACGGACTATGTTCAAGATTAG
- a CDS encoding NUDIX hydrolase, with translation MAKPEVAIAIIPSQDHFLMQLRDNVPGIAAPGQWGFFGGHLEPGEDPATALKRELYEEICYTLTNPPVKFGEYPDQHVQRHIFVCPLTVPLDQLVLQEGWDLGLVSPAAIRQGEQYSPVAQEVRPLSVLHRQILLDFMESQRS, from the coding sequence ATGGCAAAACCGGAAGTAGCGATCGCGATCATCCCATCCCAAGACCACTTTCTCATGCAACTGCGGGACAATGTGCCCGGCATTGCTGCCCCCGGACAGTGGGGCTTTTTTGGCGGCCACCTCGAACCGGGAGAAGACCCCGCCACCGCCCTCAAACGGGAACTCTACGAAGAAATTTGCTATACCCTCACCAATCCCCCCGTTAAGTTTGGTGAATATCCCGATCAGCACGTCCAGCGCCATATTTTTGTCTGCCCTCTGACGGTTCCCCTCGATCAGCTTGTCCTCCAAGAGGGGTGGGATTTAGGACTAGTCAGCCCAGCCGCTATTCGACAAGGGGAGCAATACTCTCCGGTCGCGCAGGAAGTTCGTCCCCTCAGTGTGCTTCACCGTCAAATTTTGTTAGATTTTATGGAGAGTCAAAGAAGTTGA
- a CDS encoding NblA/ycf18 family protein, whose translation MSKPIDLSLEQQFNIRTFETQVNQMSREQAQEFLVNMYRQMLVRENMYKEFLRHEWGIGA comes from the coding sequence ATGTCCAAGCCCATCGATCTATCTTTGGAGCAACAATTCAACATCCGCACGTTCGAGACTCAAGTTAATCAGATGAGTCGTGAACAGGCCCAAGAATTCTTGGTCAACATGTATCGCCAAATGTTGGTGCGTGAAAACATGTACAAAGAGTTTCTGCGGCACGAATGGGGGATTGGAGCCTAG
- a CDS encoding RNA recognition motif domain-containing protein — translation MSIRLYVGNLPKESVDRQALHAIFEEFGEEVSTKVIKDRKTGKCRGFAFVTVPTDEMADQVIEKHNGQAFMESTLKIEKALPREKAKVEKEGGGTSSSTPTPSPKRAPAAKKRATTSSSSGGSVQPDPRWADDLAKLKEMLSAQTSSS, via the coding sequence ATGTCTATTCGCCTTTATGTTGGCAATTTGCCGAAAGAATCTGTGGATCGCCAAGCGTTGCACGCCATTTTTGAGGAATTTGGGGAAGAAGTTTCGACGAAGGTGATTAAAGATCGCAAAACTGGGAAATGTCGGGGCTTTGCGTTTGTGACCGTGCCGACGGATGAAATGGCAGACCAAGTGATTGAAAAGCACAATGGTCAAGCGTTTATGGAAAGCACGCTCAAAATTGAGAAAGCGTTGCCCCGTGAAAAAGCGAAGGTAGAAAAGGAAGGGGGCGGCACCAGCAGCAGCACCCCAACCCCCAGCCCGAAACGCGCCCCCGCTGCGAAAAAGCGGGCTACTACGTCCAGTTCAAGCGGTGGTTCTGTGCAACCTGATCCCCGGTGGGCGGATGATTTGGCGAAACTGAAAGAAATGCTGTCTGCTCAAACCAGCAGTTCTTGA